One window of Fictibacillus marinisediminis genomic DNA carries:
- a CDS encoding helix-turn-helix domain-containing protein: MRKTEIVDLENVRNSNAIEVEDQNEVNFVFLEHVVIDSLIFEDIYEKMVYIVLKRFANFNSKQGFPSVKRLAQLSICSENKVRSSLKKLEAKKLIKVTMRNNGITNLSNKYTVLKITEELKELNYKNVEEKEKQSTGGVLHHVKGGTSPREGGYFTT; this comes from the coding sequence ATGAGAAAAACTGAAATAGTAGATTTGGAAAACGTAAGAAATTCAAATGCGATAGAGGTAGAAGATCAAAACGAAGTGAACTTTGTATTTTTAGAGCACGTTGTAATTGATTCTTTAATTTTCGAGGATATTTACGAAAAAATGGTTTACATAGTTTTAAAGCGTTTTGCGAATTTCAACTCGAAACAAGGGTTTCCAAGTGTAAAAAGGCTTGCTCAATTATCCATATGTAGCGAAAACAAAGTACGATCATCTTTAAAAAAACTAGAAGCTAAAAAGTTAATAAAAGTAACAATGAGAAATAACGGTATAACGAACCTTTCAAACAAATATACAGTGCTTAAAATAACAGAAGAGTTAAAGGAATTGAACTATAAAAATGTAGAGGAAAAGGAAAAACAAAGCACAGGGGGGGTACTTCACCACGTGAAGGGGGGTACTTCACCACGTGAAGGGGGGTACTTCACCAC